The Stigmatella ashevillena genomic sequence AGAGGTCGTCGTATGACAGTGTTTAGAAGAGGAGCGGGCTGCGCGCGTACGTTCGCGCTGCTCGCAGCGGTCGCGTCAGCCTCGGCGGCTTGCCACGACGACAACCGTGCCGAGGACGCCGCACAGCCCCCGGACACCCAGACGGCTGTCATCTCGGGCAATGCCCGCTTCGAGGTGCTCAGCCCCACGCTCATCCGCACGGAGTACGCGGGTGACGCCCGCTTCCTCGACGCCCCGACATTCAACGCCATCGGACGGGACGGCTTCGGCAAGACGAGCTTCACGACGCGTACCGAGGACGGCTGGCTCGTCATCGACACCGGCGCGCTGACGCTGCGCTACGAGGTGGGCTCCGGCCAGTTCACCGACGAGAACCTCGTCGTCAGGCTGAAGGTCGGCGCGCAGGACGTCGAGGCGCGCCCCTGGGCGAGTCAGGTCATCCCGACTTGCGCGCTCGGCGTGCTCTGCGAGGCAGAGGGCCTGGCGCTCGAAGGCATCAGCGAGGCGCGCGACCACACCGGCTTCACCGGCACCGGCTTTGCCGCGGGCTTCGAAGGGACTGGGACCCGCGTCACCTTCCAGGTCGCGCCCGAGGCGGGCGGCTCCTACGTCTTGGACCTGCGCTACGCGAACGGACTCGGCGACCCGCGCACGCTCACGCTCACGGTCGACGGCGGGTCAGCGCGCCAGTTCACGCTGCCGCGCACCGGCAACTGGGACTCCTGGGGCCACATGTCACTGCCCCTCGACCTGACTGCCGGGCCGCACGTGGTTGCCCTGACGCGCACCAAGTCTGACACGGGCCAGCTCAACATCGACAGCCTCGCGCTGCTCAAGCCCGGCGCCGCGTACCCGCAGTCGCCGAAGACCTGCGGTTTCGGCGAACGCTGCGAGGCCGAGGACCTCGCGCTCAACGGCCGGATGCACCTGGCGACCGACCACCCCGACTACACCGGCAACGGGTTCGCCGCGGGCTTCGAGGGCGTGGGTGACTCGATTGGCTTCGACATCGACGCGCCCGCCGCCGGCGACTACGAGCTGACCGCCCGCTACGCCAACGGCTTCGCGTCGCAGGCCGGCGTGACGCTGACGGTCGAGGGCGGTTCGAGCACCCCCGTACCCCTGCCGTCCACGGGCAACTGGGACACCTGGAAGCCCGTTACCGTGCCGGTGCACCTCGCGGCAGGCACCCACCACGTCACGCTCGTGCGACAGGCGACCGATGCTGGCAATGTCAACATCGACAGCCTGGCCATCGGCCCGGTCGGCACGGGCCTTCCCGCGTCGGCCAGCACGGCGGGGGAGGACTGCGGCTTCGGCAGCATCTGTGAGGCGGAGTCCGCAGGCCTGTCCGGCGGCGCGACGACCGCCAAGGACCACAACGGCTACAGCGGCAAGGGGTTCGCGGCTGGGCTCGACGTCGCTGGCTCGCAGATGACCGTGCGCGCGGTCGACGTTCCGGCAGCTGGCACGTACTCGCTGCAGCTGCGCTACGCCCGCGGGCTGAAGACGCCGGGCGCGGTGACCGTGCAGGCAGGGACGGGCGCGGCCTCCACGCTCACGCTGCCGCCCACGAGCGACTGGGACAGCTGGCGGACGGTGCGTACGGACGTCACCCTCCCCGGTGGCACCAGCGACGTGCGCCTGAGCTGTCCGCAAGCCGGCGGGTGCGTGGTCAACGTCGACACCGTGGCGCTGACGAAGACCGACGCGCCGCTGCTCGCGCCGCACGCCGCGCTCGGCGGCTACCGGCGTGGCCTCGACGCCTTCGACGGCAACAACGGCAGCCCGATCCTCAACCCGGGGCTTCTCTACCAGGACGGCTGGTCGCTGCTGGACGACACCGCCTCGGCGGCGTACGACCCGGCGTCGGGGAAGCCCACTCCCCGCGCCGCGCACCCTGGCGGCTACCAGGACGGCTATGTCTTCGGCTACGGCCAGGACTACCCACGGGCCCTCGGCGACCTCGCGAAGCTCACGGGTCCGTCGAAGCTGCTGCCGCGATGGGCGTACGGCGTCTGGTTCTCCGAGTACCTCGACCGTACCGCAGCCGACTTCCAGGAGGCCCTGCTCCCGAGGTTCCGCAAGGAGGGCGTGCCCCTCGACGTTCTCGTCGTCGACACCGATTTCAAGGCCGGCAACTCCTGGAACGGCTGGGAGATCGACACCCGCAAGTTCCCCGACCCCAAGGGGTTCTTCGACTGGGCGCGCTCGCAGGGCCTGCACACGACCCTGAACATGCATCCCAGCATCCTGCCGACCGACCCGCAGTTCGCGGCCGCGCAGGCGACCGCGAAGGGCAAGCTCACCCAGCACACTGGCGGCTGCTCGGGCGGTGCCTCCGAGTGCTACACCTTCGATTTTGGCGATCCTGACCAGTTAAAGGCGTTCTTCGGCTTGCACGACACGATGAAGCAGCAGGGCACCGACTTCTGGTGGCTCGACTGGTGCTGCGACGCCAGCGAGGCCAACATCGACGGCGTCACCGGTGATGCGTGGATCAACCAGCAGTACACCGACTACACGAACTCCCGCATCGGCCGCGGCTTCGCGTTCTCCCGCGCGTTCGGCTCGCTGCAGGCGGGCGGTTACAGCAACCCGACCGCGGTGCCGACCGGGCCGTGGGCGGACAAACGCACGACGCTGCCCTTCACCGGTGACACCACCTCGACGTGGGGGACCCTTGCGGCCGAGGTTGGCTTCACCTCCGGCGAGGGTGCTGCCACCGGCCTGTCGGCGATCAGCCACGACATCGGCGGGCACAACGGCGGCTTGTGGGGCCTCCCCGGCTCGGACGTTGTCGACGGCCAGCGCACGGACAAGCTGCCCGACGACCTGTACGCCCGCTGGGTCCAGTTCGGCACCTTCCAGCCGATCGACCGCCTGCACAGCAACCACGGCGACCGGCTGCCCTGGCAGTACCCGGGCACCGCGGGCGAGTCGGCGAAGAAGTTCCTCAACCTGCGCGAGGCGCTCGTGCCGTACACCTATACGCTCGCGCGTGAGGCGGAGGCGACCGGCGTCCCGGTTGTGCGGCCGACGTACCTTGCGTACCCGACGGAGCAGGACGCGTATGCGACGGCCGGCAGCGAGTACCTGTACGGCTCGGACGTGCTCGTCGTGCCGGTGACCACACCCGGGAACACCGCCACAACCACGGTGTGGTTCCCGCCGGGCAGCTCGTGGACCGACTGGTTCACCGGCAAAACGTACGCGGGCGGCACGACCCAGAGCATCACCACCGGGCTGGACACCATGCCGGTGTTCGTCAAGTCCGGCGGGATCGTGCCCACGCGCAGCGAGGACGTCACCAACGACGTCCAGAACCCGCTGGACGCGGTCACGCTCACGGTGGCGGCGGGCGCGATGGGGCACGCCAGCCTCTTCGAGGACGACGGCACGACCTCCGACCGCAAGCAGAGCACCCGCACGGACATCCGCTACACCGAGGGCGGCCAACACGCGGCGCTCCGTGCCGACGGCCCTGACGGGTCATTCGCCGGGCAGGTGCAGAAGCGCGCGTGGACTGTGCGGTTCGTGGGCGCGCAAGAGCCGGAGTCGGTGACCATCGACGGCAAGGCGGCGCCGACCGACAGCTGGACCTGGGACGCCGTGAGCAGCGTCCTGACGGTCAAGGTGGCCGAGCGTCCAACGAGCCAGGGTGTGGACGTGGCCTACCAGTACAGGTAGGACGCGCTCGCCCTTCGCCTTGCTACACAGCTCAGGAAAGCTGGAACAGAATGAAGTCAAGTTTAAAATTAAAATCCAGTATTATTCGACCACTGGGAGTACCCTGTCGATTCCGATGACCCGAATCTAGCCGCAAGGGTCTCTGTGGGCGTGAGGACAACCTTCAACCTCCGCCCGTTAAACAAGGCAGGATCCATGCTCCATTTCAAACGTTCAAAGCTGTTCCTGGGTGCCGCGTGCTCGGCGCTGTTTCTCACGGGTGCGTGCACCCCGGTAAGCAGTTCGCCTGATGAGCAGGGCGACGTCACAGAGGCCGCCTCAAGTCCGTTGCTCATCTCCGGCGTGAGCTTCAAGACGGTGCTCGGCAGTCGATACGTGGGCGCTCGAAACAACGGTGGCAGCGATGTGATCGCGACGTCGACGGTCGCGCAAGCGTGGGAGAAGTTCACGATCGATGACATCAACGGTGGGGCCCTCGAGAGTGGAGACTCGATCTTCATCATCGCGGGCACCGGGCAGTACTTTCAGGCCGCGAACGGCGGCGGCTCGACGCTGAACGCCGCCAGCGGGAGTCGCCTTGGCTGGGAGACGTTCCGCATCGTCAAGCAGAGCGGGAGCGGCCCGATCGCCAACGGCGACATCGTCGGCCTGCAGACGGTAACGACTGGCAATTGGGTGTCGGCGGAGAACGGCGGCGGCAGCACGGTGTTCGCGTATGGCGCCGCGCTTGGCTCGTGGGAGCGGTTGACGATCTCTGGCTTGTCCGGAGGCACAACGCCTCCGCCGTCCACGACGGGCTGTGACTCTCCCGGCCTCGTCTGGAAGACGGCCAACAAGACCAACTACACGTCGTACCCGGATCCGGGCAGCGAGGAGTGTGTCAAGTACAACGGCTGCACGTGGGCAGGACAGTTTGCGGCGTGCTCAGGGAAGAAGTCGGAGGCGTGGGTGGCGGCGCACAACATCGTCGCTTTGTTCCCCAACATGAACGCGCTCAAGCTCCATGACCTTTGCTTGAAGTCCGGCTCGAAGACCATCGTGGTCACCGTGCTCGACACGTGCGCCGACTCGGACTGCAGTGGTTGCTGCACCCAGAACAGAGGGAACGCCGACGCGCTGATCGACCTCGAGAGCTATACCAATGCGCGTTGGGGCGTCCCCGACGGCAGGATCCAGTGGGCGGACCTCGGTCCGACCAAGGGTAGCGGCTGCGACTGATTCTCACTCGGGTTGAAGTGACGGGTCGCTGAGCAGCCAACCCTGGCTCGGCGACCCACTCCGAGAGGCACCGCACACCGCTCATCCACCCGGAGGAGTGTTCAAGCGGTGGCGGTTCGGGTCTCAACACCCCGCGGTTTTATGTGGCCTTCGCACCTGGGGCTGGCTCCCACCTACCGTGGTGAGCACCGGTGCGTGCCAGGCTGGCTTCGCCACGGCCTGCAAAGCCAGGTCGACTATGAGGCCGCTCTCCCTTCAGGTGCGCGGCAGGAGTTTGGACCTGTTGGCTCGGTAGCGGCGCTCGTACCTGCCATGGCCAATCTCAGGTGCTCCAGCGCCTGCCTTCACACCTCACGCAGACGAACACGTCGAAGTCGAACGTCCCCCTCTCGTGAGGTTTGTCCGAGGCGGAGGCACCCTCGACGCCACACGCCGTCACAGCTCCATCCCGGTGAAGAGCAGAGGCGGGGTGCCGCCCGGCAGCGGGCGCTTCATCCGCCATGCGATGCGGCCGTCCTCCGGACGTTTCAGCCCTTGTCTGTCGGCCGGGCTGCGAGAGGCGGTGATCGAGGGCGTCGGCCTGGCGCGGCTGCCCCGTTGTGTGCATCTATCAGACTGATATATATGGATGGAGGAGGTCACCGTGGCCCGAGAGAACACCTGCCAGTTCGCCATCCTGGGGATGCTGTGCCGGGAGCCCATGAGCGGTTACGGCCTGCGCCAGGCCATCGAGCAGACGGTGGGGCACTTCTGGCAGGAGAGTTACGGCAACCTGTACCCGACGCTGGTGCGGATGGAGGGCGAGGGGCTGGTCGCGCTCGACCGGGAGGAGCATTCGCCAGGCGGGCGGGTTCGCAAGGTGTACCGGGTGACGGCGGAAGGGCGGCGGGAACTCGCGAAGTGGTTGCGTCGGCCGGTGGTGCCCCACGTGGAGCGAAACGAGTTGCTGCTCAAGCTCTTCTTCGGCGCCCGGGTGGGACCGGAGGCCTCGTTGGCGCAAGTGGAGCACAGCCGGGCCGAGGCCGAGGGGCTGCTGGCCGCGCTGCGGCGCATCGACGAGGACGTCCGCCGCTCGCGCGAGGGCCACCCGGATCTGTCCTACTGGCACCTGTCCGTGCGCGCGGGATTGCTCGGACTGGAAGCGCACCTGCGCTGGTGCGACGAGGCCCGAGAGGCACTCCAGCGTC encodes the following:
- a CDS encoding TIM-barrel domain-containing protein — encoded protein: MTVFRRGAGCARTFALLAAVASASAACHDDNRAEDAAQPPDTQTAVISGNARFEVLSPTLIRTEYAGDARFLDAPTFNAIGRDGFGKTSFTTRTEDGWLVIDTGALTLRYEVGSGQFTDENLVVRLKVGAQDVEARPWASQVIPTCALGVLCEAEGLALEGISEARDHTGFTGTGFAAGFEGTGTRVTFQVAPEAGGSYVLDLRYANGLGDPRTLTLTVDGGSARQFTLPRTGNWDSWGHMSLPLDLTAGPHVVALTRTKSDTGQLNIDSLALLKPGAAYPQSPKTCGFGERCEAEDLALNGRMHLATDHPDYTGNGFAAGFEGVGDSIGFDIDAPAAGDYELTARYANGFASQAGVTLTVEGGSSTPVPLPSTGNWDTWKPVTVPVHLAAGTHHVTLVRQATDAGNVNIDSLAIGPVGTGLPASASTAGEDCGFGSICEAESAGLSGGATTAKDHNGYSGKGFAAGLDVAGSQMTVRAVDVPAAGTYSLQLRYARGLKTPGAVTVQAGTGAASTLTLPPTSDWDSWRTVRTDVTLPGGTSDVRLSCPQAGGCVVNVDTVALTKTDAPLLAPHAALGGYRRGLDAFDGNNGSPILNPGLLYQDGWSLLDDTASAAYDPASGKPTPRAAHPGGYQDGYVFGYGQDYPRALGDLAKLTGPSKLLPRWAYGVWFSEYLDRTAADFQEALLPRFRKEGVPLDVLVVDTDFKAGNSWNGWEIDTRKFPDPKGFFDWARSQGLHTTLNMHPSILPTDPQFAAAQATAKGKLTQHTGGCSGGASECYTFDFGDPDQLKAFFGLHDTMKQQGTDFWWLDWCCDASEANIDGVTGDAWINQQYTDYTNSRIGRGFAFSRAFGSLQAGGYSNPTAVPTGPWADKRTTLPFTGDTTSTWGTLAAEVGFTSGEGAATGLSAISHDIGGHNGGLWGLPGSDVVDGQRTDKLPDDLYARWVQFGTFQPIDRLHSNHGDRLPWQYPGTAGESAKKFLNLREALVPYTYTLAREAEATGVPVVRPTYLAYPTEQDAYATAGSEYLYGSDVLVVPVTTPGNTATTTVWFPPGSSWTDWFTGKTYAGGTTQSITTGLDTMPVFVKSGGIVPTRSEDVTNDVQNPLDAVTLTVAAGAMGHASLFEDDGTTSDRKQSTRTDIRYTEGGQHAALRADGPDGSFAGQVQKRAWTVRFVGAQEPESVTIDGKAAPTDSWTWDAVSSVLTVKVAERPTSQGVDVAYQYR
- a CDS encoding PadR family transcriptional regulator, with the protein product MARENTCQFAILGMLCREPMSGYGLRQAIEQTVGHFWQESYGNLYPTLVRMEGEGLVALDREEHSPGGRVRKVYRVTAEGRRELAKWLRRPVVPHVERNELLLKLFFGARVGPEASLAQVEHSRAEAEGLLAALRRIDEDVRRSREGHPDLSYWHLSVRAGLLGLEAHLRWCDEAREALQRLARTEDSKEKEERDER
- a CDS encoding fascin domain-containing protein — encoded protein: MLHFKRSKLFLGAACSALFLTGACTPVSSSPDEQGDVTEAASSPLLISGVSFKTVLGSRYVGARNNGGSDVIATSTVAQAWEKFTIDDINGGALESGDSIFIIAGTGQYFQAANGGGSTLNAASGSRLGWETFRIVKQSGSGPIANGDIVGLQTVTTGNWVSAENGGGSTVFAYGAALGSWERLTISGLSGGTTPPPSTTGCDSPGLVWKTANKTNYTSYPDPGSEECVKYNGCTWAGQFAACSGKKSEAWVAAHNIVALFPNMNALKLHDLCLKSGSKTIVVTVLDTCADSDCSGCCTQNRGNADALIDLESYTNARWGVPDGRIQWADLGPTKGSGCD